Below is a window of Amphiprion ocellaris isolate individual 3 ecotype Okinawa chromosome 15, ASM2253959v1, whole genome shotgun sequence DNA.
agcgccacgtgattggctgggcattggttcgattttggccaggatcgattgtttacgcctgagtcccccggatgtgaacagcgatttttttgacagtgaattttgaacattgaattttttgatggcgaattttgaacattgaattttttgatggtgaattttgaagacattgaatttttaactgttttttagaaatttgatgagctaaattcaggcataaaaaattcacatacgtaattttgatgcaaaaaaaattcaaagtaagaaattcagcagcttttaaaattcagaatctgatgagtctgatttgcttccatacataaataccattatatacagtctatggtaaatacgtatgtgaatcgcatcattggctgcagcagccagtcactggtcactcactgactcacattgaaaaatagcacagaatgaattgttacgtgtttattttatttacaatttaggttggattttttttttttttttttttgtgcgcagcgcaggttttctgtgcgcggagaccgtgtcagcagtgcggaATTGcacacgcgcgcagcttagagggaacaatGCCTGTGATTATTGACCCACAAATTAGAAAACCTGAACTTTCTTAATTTTGAAGCTACAAcctgtgtctgtctgtatcttGGCTCCACTTGGAACTGAAAAATCAGATTGTGGGACTACACAAAGATCGAAAAGGACATAGGACCAGCCGAAATTCaagcaggtgtaaatgcaaactgtgcagcatgccagctcaggaaggcctgatgaaagctacatgtagttacagtgacacatgaacagaacacatgcagatgcatttttttttaagtaagtccttctaattaatttaagttctggtgcagtgtagtattgcaaccatccTTTTTATAGTCACTAagtaactgtgaaactgaatgactggatgaaaatatgcatagaaataagaaaacacagctgttcttagcaactccaaaatgtgcacaggatgaaatgaagttcacaccatgttgtttttatttgtggtggaggaggtactgtttgtgctttggttaaagtgaagaatgccagaagtttattaaagtaaaactatcaaagacatgatcataattgaaaatggatggacgggtggctaaacacctcacatcatagctgtggagtccttcaagctcctggggactacaatctctcaggacctgcagtgggagacgaacatccactccatcctgaaaaaggctcagcagaggatgtatttcctacgacagctgaggagacatggcctgctgcaggagctgttgatccagttctacactgcagtcatccaatctgtcctgtgtacctctggatcagccacacagcaggacagaaacagactaaagcctatagtacggactgcagaaaacatcatcagagaccccactcaccctggacataaactgtttcccctcctcccctctggcaggcgctacagatccctgtacacagaaatcaccagacacaaaaacggtttcttccccactgccatcactctaataaacagctgagccattcctaaacacctgtacaatagtcagtattccaatggacatgtacagtatttttttttcaccatgaacagcattctctctAAAATGAATTggcattttaatgaattaatgacatatttaataacacatttatgtatttaattccaatttgaattaattaatgacacatttaattatttaatgatgtatttatttatgtaattttggcacttttagtcctccataccaGTGTTCCATGTTGAGTAGTATGATGGTACAGTAGttctgtttttaaccccctcagaCATCCCATAGCACCCTCTTGTGTTCAACTGTGTTTGGTTTTCAAAGTaacattgggaaaaaaaaacacatttaacaatATTCTAACAAGTACTTCTACCCAGAttgcttcatagtttttttttttttttatctgcttgAAGTTCACAGTTGTGAGATCTCTTTGTACCTGTTCTGTATTTGCAGCACAGAGGTGTTTCTGACTGGAAGAACTCCATGTACAGCAGCTGTGTGACTGGTGGAGCCGTCAGGTTTCAAGGTATGTAACCTGCTTTATTTGCTTTGATGGTTCAAACTGAAAGACGTGTTTCTGTTGTCCTCACAtctcttgtgtttctgttttgaaactGGACTGAAGGCTGGAGTCCTGGGATGTGGAggctttgctgctttttctgcagCAATTGAATATTATTTACGGTGAACCACTAAGAAGTGATTCTGTGGACAAGAACTTATTTGCTGCACAAGAATGAAGAGTCACGGTGTGAGAAAGTCACTTCTGTGAATATTGACCTGCACATGGAGGATTGCTGTGAAAACAGACGGGAGTGTAAAGTGACACCGCAGTGGACTGtctgtattttacagtgtactttAGTTGAAGCAGAACAAAGCAGCCTCTTGTGGAGAATCTCCAGAAACAGAGCAGAGTGGGTCCACTTCTATATCAGAGATACATTAATGATGGGAAAATGTGAACTGAAATCACCTTCTGAGTCAGGACCATGTCAACTTAGACTGAGATAAACAGTTCTGGTTGCAGAGCACTGCTGTGACGTGTCAGTGTTATTTatattaaagatgtttttgttaaCTTGTTCATTCAGAACTCTTTTTGATGTAGTTAACAGAAGTCTATTACCAGAGAATTTGGCTTCATTTTCGTTTCACTCAGTGTAAATCTCATCTGAATTTGCAGCCGCTCTCACCCTTAAAGCTTCATTGTTTCCTTGCTGAGCCGTCAGACCTGCCACTTCTCTGTTGTGATGctttcagatgtttttagtGTTGCACGTCTCACCTCTGAAGCATTTAGCTGCTAACAAGAACTAAGAGAGAGAATGTTTGACTGGTGAACTCAAATACTCCTCCAGTGTGTCCAGTAGTTTTaagtagctgctgctgtttgttgagTCATCAGGTCCATCTATGATCTGTTCCCCAAGGAAGAACTTAGTTGACACACAGCGGAGATTCACAACAACGTCAGCTCAGACAGAGGTGTTTGTTAAAACAGAACAtctggattattattttttatatcttGTTCCAGTTAGTCATACAACTGAGAGTGTCCTTTCGGGAGCTGTAGTAAAGACCAGACCACAATTCACAAAGTATCTTACCACTTGGTTTAATCTATAATTTGAATTCCAGAGAAGCTGTTGGTTTTTAAGCCTCAATCAATAATATGATGTAATGCCATGATTTGAACTGTCCAAGAATGTTTAGAAAGACATTCAGATATACACAGAATACATCATATTCTGAACTCTGTGAAGAATTTTTAACTGTGTTCATGTCAAGtgatttgaaaatgtcatcaaattGCTTCTCTTTTAAAATATCTCAGTGCAGCTGATTGTTAAAACACACGTGActcttgtgtgtctgtttcagtGTTGAAGAAGCTCCACGTTGATCCACCATCAGTGAAGGTGGACGATCTCACAGAAAACACTCCAATTATCTGACTTAACAATAAACCAGTCAAGTTGTAACCAAACAGTGAGAAACATGAACAACACAATTATGGAGTCGCTttggaaagtattcagacccttcaaacaaacattttgttttattctaaatGAATACAAATTTTCTCCATCAATCTATCATCAataacccaaaatgacaaaatgacaaagagtAAAACTTCTTTATAgagatttttgcacatttattaaacatcaaaactgaaatatctcagtcactttttacaaaaaaatcaccgAAGTAAATCTTactttttataatatttattaaaCAAGTATTGGTCACATTAATACAGTAagatcaaaacaaaatgttactAAAGGCGACTTTTATTttcaatacacatttttaaaagaacaacttttttacaataaaacatcCACTATTGACAGTATTTCAAAGAAGTTCTCATCAttataaacagttaaaaacagctgttatatttttacaatatttatatcATAAGTTTTGATGTTATGCTAATAATTATGACAAtatcaaaaatgttaaaagcatagctttaaattttatttgcaGCAAACATCAAcaattttaaatataacaataaacaaAGTAAATATGTAAAGAGTTCTAATGTCATGTTCATAAAATTTCATCATAAAAATGGTTTGTAAAGATGAACCTAAATGTGTTAGAATAAACAAtaacagttttttaatttttacattaacaATTATTGATGTCAGGCTAATAAATTTGGATCCtatcaaaaaataatttgaaacttTATCTAAAATTTGCTACATTAGAcacttaacacatttttttttacattacattgaagttgttttttttttttaacattttcattaaacTAATAAATCTTACTTTAGACAATGTTTATCTTCTAAGTTCTCATGTCATGTTATGTTGGATCATAGCAAAaatattcatacatttttttacaataaacatGAACAAAGCTAACTACTTGTGATGTTTCTTCCTAAGCAGTGAACATCATCTTCTCTGTCTCGCTGTCTGAGCTCAGAGACAAACAGGTGGCAGcttcttctgtcttcatttgttgctttgtgaGGAGCTTCCTAAACCCACCAGCACAGAACCAGCACATGATGAAAACTAGTTCTGTGCAGGCAGAGTCAGGACGCCCCTCAGTGGCTGGAGAGGGTGCTGTTGGAGGCAGGGGCGTCTGAAGTGGAGCGCTGACCtgggaaacagaaaaacaggacacaaaaatCAACCTTTGACTCTCTGGTAACTGCTGAACTGTTGGATTAAACCTCTAAGAATTATTAGTGCTTCTTTAATAGACATGAAACCATCAATAAATAACTGATATAGGTGTAGGACAGTTCCAGTCTCCATCAGTTCACATCAACATACAGAAAGGTAACTTCAGCCCATCACCACTTTATATCCCTGTTGGTACTTTTGTAGTCTTGTGAGGACTCACTTAGTCAGCTGACTGAAAacactcctcctctctccagTTGGTTCCTGGTCATCCATCCTTCTGGTCTGGTCGGTCCGGTCTTCTCTGTCCATCATCCAGGAGCTCTGTTCAGAGAACTcctggatgatggatgatgaaacaaaacagaaagtgcaaatgtcagtaaaatgcTTCAATTATAAATGATCAGGAACAGATATTAAATCCTTAATAAGTGCTTCATTTGAAGTAATAACTTACCTTAATTTGATGAAAGCAGCGACATGAAAGAAATAACGTTAGTAACATGGATAatacttgaaaatgaaaatatgtgcGATTGTAATTATACTTACCTCCGATAAAGAagaacaaacacacctgtattTGTCAGGTGCTCATACCTACCGTTCCTCCCACATTATCTGATGACGCTAAGACATGTGAAGGAGGATTTTTACTATTAGGTGCAGGGAtcttgatggtttttttttttttttttttttttttcttttttttctttttttttcttgttttttttttttttttccaatcccTGCAGTAAGAAGTGGGAGCTGCCTGTCAGCTGGAACTTCTCTGCTCAGAGCTTCCACCAGTTTCAGGACTAATCGGAGTCACTATCATCTGGACTCCAAAAAGGCCTGAACCAGTTTCCACTGGTCACAGAGGAGCTCAGGCCTGACGTGGAGGGACCGGACGCGCTGTGGTTTGTGGCACCGGATGTAGATGGTCCTGGCTGCTGGTTGTCCTCTTCACTGGTCCGCTGCCTCTTCGTACCTACCTGTGCCTCCACATCGCTCTCCTCCCAGGGCCTCTTTGGGAAGGAGATGATGTGGAGAGCAAGGTCCTCCTGTGGGGGAGCAGCGGGAGCAGCGATGACTGGAGCACCAGCAGGAGGGGGGAGCCGCTGGACCAGGGGGGAGCGAGGTCGGATGTCCTCTTCTTCGCCGTCCTCCGGGTCTTCTTCATCCTCGTCCAGGCTGCCGTAGCCGGAGTCTTCGCTGGTGCTCCAGTCGTCTTCCGAGTCTTCTTCCTCGGAAGACTCATCCGAATCATTGAAGACGACGACACGGTCGTCATCATCAATGATCCAGATGAGCTCCGGGAGGCCGTTGGCGGGACGCTCCACGACGTAGTCCACAAACCCTGAGAGGAAATAAGGTCATGTTAGTACTTCTAGCATCGTTAGATATCAGGACCAAGTCAGGACCAAGCTCAGCTACATTTGTTTGTCTCAGAGATTAAACCATGCAAGTCTAAGTTCACACAACCACTACAGCAGAACTGGAAATTGCTCATTAAATCAGTTATGGTGATGGTAAACACACACTTCAACACAACAAAGTAAACACAACACACCACAGTACAACACATCACAGCAGAGTAAAGTACAACACAACTCAACACAACACAgtgcaacacaaaacagcaaaatactacacaacatacaacaaaacaacaaagtacaACATGGGGCAACACAAATAACTCCCCAAGACAATGATATACAACTGAAAGCAGTACAATACAGCACAGCACAATGCAGCACAACCCAACACGGTACAACACAAAGCAGGACAGCACAACACACTACAAAACAACATAGTACAATACGACACTATGCAGTACAACACAATTCTGAATAACACAGGACAGATAGCACAACATAGTACAGTGTAACAgagcacaacacaacacagaacacaacacaatacTGCATAACAAACCACATTATAGCACGATGATACACAATATAATTCAATACAACACAATGTGCAGTACAACACAATACAACCCAACACAGAACATGtcacagaacaacacaacacaacaaaaggcAGTACTTTGCCTCTCTAATCACTACTGTTACAACCAAAACATGGCAACAGGCAACAATGAAGTCACATTGTATTACTAATTATTATTAGTGCAGCTGGTTCAGTTCATTATCACACATTCATGAAATCCGAAATAAACTGAATGTTTCCTGTGAGTGAATTTTTCTcctcaaaaacagcaacatctgTTCTccttgaatgtttttaagagtCCTCACTCAGATAAGTAGCATGTTAACTGCATCTATATTAGTCTGTGTACATCAGATAATTAGTCACATCAGCAGTAGAAACCAAAGTAATTCACTTTGTCATTTCTTAACTCTCATGCTGACAGTTTTCAACCAACCTCGAAACTACAACCGCAAACTACAAGTCCTGAGATCCACTTATGGCTCCTCTGCGCGCATTTACGCACGACTCTTTCTACTTGTGTTTTGAATTCTGATTGGCCAAATAAACCAACCAGCAACAAAgatccattacaagtaaaatagcacaaaaaactACCAAACTAGTCGATTAGAACAACTTATTCTCCACATGTATGAGTTTATTTGATGTGACTGAATGGAGACGGTAGCGCATTTGCAGTCTGTTATAACTACGTaagagaatttttttcttttacaaaatattcATGTGAATTTTTAGCAACTGTGATGCTCTTAAACCAAAATAACAGAGTTTCAGAATCATGACGCCAAAGATTAATAAATTAGATTAACCCTCTCCcgaaaaaatgaatacaattttacaattaaataatcattttacaCGGAAAAAAACACCCAATAACTGTTAATCACTCAATCTGTCACACTGATTACGACACTGACACAGTATTAAAGATTTCAGAGGGACAAATCACATAATTCCATCACTAAAAAGCTACTTTAATAATaatctgataataataataataatcttaccAGCAGCGTCACGGTGCACCTCCGGGGCAGCTCCCACAGGTCCCTCGATGTCCACGAGTCTGAAGTCCATTTCCAGGTCTTCAAGTAGCCTTGATTCAAGGATCCAACAAGAGTCGGTTTACAAATGTCTTCttcttcaggtgttctttgGCCGAAGGTTTCCTCTTCAGGTCTTCCTCCTCCGAAGTTTCCTCTTCAGGTCTTTGCTTTCCAAAAGTTTGTCTTCAAGTTTTTGCTTTCCGTAGCTGATCTTCGAACAGGTCGATCCGAGTCCAAGAGCAGGTGAAAAagttgttttctgacatttcagaaTGTTGCAGCCTTTATATAAGCTCCCTGGATGCATCAAAAAATGCCACATGGTGCACCATGGAAACGATGGAATTCTCGAATGCAGAAGTTCTGTCACATATATTCTGATCACCTGCCTGAATAAAGACTAGAAGTCACTCTTGTCatgaatcttcttccagttgacttcacatttattcacatgTTGTCTGTTGCATTTTGACCCAGGAGCTGCTTCAGgcctgattttattttgaccCCAGGATCTAACATCCCAGTACCAAACACCACAGAACTATTTTATCAGGGAAGTAAAAGTAATACAGCTATCAGGGAAACATCTGAAATACCAGAGGGCGTGGTGTAAAGTAACTAAGTAAATGTATACTCAATTGCAGTGCTTAAATGCAATTTCAAGTGACTTGTGCTCGAATATTTTAACTGTATGCTACTTTCTACTTCAACAGCCCTAAATTTGAGATcgaaaaatgcttgttttgtttttgttttgttttttttacaagaactgacacaaaaagactctttcatgtcaacgTGAAACCggatttcaacaaaaaataatgccacttaattaaaaatagaaaacagaaagtgatatttctgaaacaaaacatgaacaattcAGTCTGTTGGTATAATAACTTAAAAAAGAGTCACAGATTTGTCTTTAAATGCACATCCAAATCACAGCCTTTGTGATttgttgtttatgtcatttcgaGCTGTGACTTTgattttaattcagttaattATTCAGGCCTAATGCAAAGTGTTTTGTGCAACAACATAAAATCAGTAATGCTgctccaaaaacacaaagtacgcTGATTTGCAATTAACAACATTGGTCAGTAGGCCTcaaactaatgattatttttcattgtcaatttatctctccattattttctcgggtaatcaattagttgttgttgttttgaaaaatgtcctatTTCCTGAAGCCAAAGATGTTCTACTGACTAATTAATCCTAAAAAATAACTGATCAGTAATTTTTAACAGTTGACAGCTAATCAGTGAACTGTTACAGCTTTATTGCTAAGAGACTTTGTCAGTGGGAACAACATGGATATTCCAGAGAGCAGTATTCTACATGCTTTTCTGTCAATCTAACAAGGATACATGCATTTATTAGTTTCAGAGTCTTGATTCAGCAGATTTCTGATGGTCCATCAGGGGTGAAATTGTAGAGTTTTTACTAATTAAATACATCTCGTATTGCTCAGTAGTACCATCCAGTGTTCCATGTTGAGTAGTACGTTGGTacagtagttctgttttgaacCTCCTCAGAGGTTCCATAGCGCCCTCTGGTGTTAAACTGATCCAGGAGCTGCATTTATGATCTTGTAGTCAAAAATGTGGGATTATAGAAAGTGAGGGGAAAAAACTACTTCGTCCTCTTTAACTCTGCTTGACTGAGAAAGACTCACTGGAGATCTTTTTCTCATCCACTGGTCTGAGTAAAGGAAGAACGTGACACCACACTCACTACGACCTTCATCCCAtccaaaaacagataaacaactGTAGATGAAATAGCGGCTTTTTTCTTGAACCACCTCCTGCCTTTCCTTGTTCTccacaaacactgtaaacatgttGTGCATGCAGGAAACCATTTTGCATTGTTTCTGAAGAACTCAAGAAGTGTGTCAGCAGCACCACCAAGTGTCTGATTTCATGCAGGACATGGTTTTTGGTCACACCATTTACAGCACAAATAAAGTCAGCATAACGTATATTCCAGGCATGTCACAAACAGTACAAACTCTATAGCTGCCATTGTAGAGAAATAGCAgcgaaataaaataaagtgatgcCTGTGCAGTGTATTTCAAGCATACATGACTATATGAACACGATAAGTTATACACAGatattcatccattatctatacacactTAATCCTCGTAAGGGTTGTAGGGGGCTggatctatcccagctgatttagggtgaaggcaggggacaccctggacagatcaccagtctatcacagggtgaCATATAGAGACAAAGCACACTTCTATACAGATATACAATAATTAAGTGCAGGCTAATTACATTACCTGATAATGTGAGCCATGTCATAAAATATTTTGAGAAGTCAGAATTTAGGCTAAGTATGTCACCTCTTGTGTTATTATCATGACTAATGCTTCATGTCGATACTTTTCGTCCCAGCTGAAGACAAAATGCACACTACACAACAGAAGAGAGTACACAATTAAAATATCACTTAAAATTCTAAATTGCATCATCTCTCAAAAATTTCATAGCTGACAAGTAGAATACATGCTTCtatgaaaaatcaaaaacaaattctTTACAAAGACTGTACTGACAATGCTGGCCTCGccttagaaacacaacaaaagtgaatataCCTGTgatcaatgttccctctaatttttcatgagtctgagcaaacacacaaactccctgagcgtcccttggaccactgtgagcaacatcaga
It encodes the following:
- the LOC129350745 gene encoding uncharacterized protein LOC129350745, encoding MDFRLVDIEGPVGAAPEVHRDAAGFVDYVVERPANGLPELIWIIDDDDRVVVFNDSDESSEEEDSEDDWSTSEDSGYGSLDEDEEDPEDGEEEDIRPRSPLVQRLPPPAGAPVIAAPAAPPQEDLALHIISFPKRPWEESDVEAQVGTKRQRTSEEDNQQPGPSTSGATNHSASGPSTSGLSSSVTSGNWFRPFWSPDDSDSD